The following proteins come from a genomic window of Ictalurus furcatus strain D&B chromosome 26, Billie_1.0, whole genome shotgun sequence:
- the LOC128601727 gene encoding tripartite motif-containing protein 16 isoform X2 produces MAESSILDHFSVDQFSCPVCLDLLKDPVTIPCGHSYCKVCINGCWDQEDQKGVYSCPQCRDTFTPRPVLRRNNMLAEVVEKLKKTEVQAASPAHCYAGPGDVECDFCTRRKHKAVKSCLMCLASFCETHFKPHLEVSALKKHTLIEASSKLQEKICSHHDEVLRIYCRTDQRCICSLCMLDNHKGHDAVSLSAERTEKQSELKEEQMKSQQRIQEKQKKVQELKQAVNTIKSRAQTAVEDSEIIFTEMISSMEKKRSEVTKLIRAQEKAELSRAERLLEQLEQEITDLQRRVTELEQLSHTHDHIQFLQSFQSLCVSSAREDSPSSTVHQHLSFDGVRNSLSDLKKRLEEFCEEEFNKISSHATAVSPSEPKSREDFLKYFCYLTLDPNTANHFLILSEKNRAVTFSVKNQQYSYHPERFDSCWQVLCKESVCGRCYWEVKWSGDGVYISVSYKDIRRKGWGKQCVFGLNNQSWSLCCSSSSLSFYHSNIKTDLRVPSSSRIGVYVDHSAGSLSFYSISDTMKLLHRVHTTFTQPLYAGFWVSKGNVRLCDPK; encoded by the exons ATGGCAGAATCCAGTATTTTAGATCACTTTTCAGTGGATCAGTTCAGTTGTCCAGTGTGTCTGGATCTCCTGAAGGATCCGGTGACTATCCCCTGTGGTCACAGTTACTGTAAAGTGTGTATTAATGGCTGCTGGGATCAGGAGGATCAGAAGGGAGTCTATAGCTGTCCTCAGTGCAGAGACACTTTCACTCCGAGGCCTGTTCTACGCAGAAACAACATGCTGgctgaagtggtggagaaactgaagaagactgaagtccaagctgcttctcctgctcactgttacgctggacctggagatgtggagtgtgatttctgcaccAGGAGGAAACACAAAGCCGTCAAGTCCTGTCTGATGTGTCTGGCTTCTTTTTGTGAAACTCATTTTAAACCTCATCTAGAAGTTTCTGCTTTGAAAAAGCACACCTTAATCGAAGCCTCCTCAAAGCTCCAAGAGAAGATCTGCTCTCACCATGATGAAGTGCTCAGGATCTACTGTCGTACTGACCAAAGGTGTATTTGTTCTTTGTGCATGTTGGATAATCACAAAGGACACGACGCTGTATCACTTTCAGCAGAGAGAACTGAGAAACAG AGTGAGTTAaaggaggagcagatgaaatcccaacagagaatccaggagaagcagaagaaggtgcaggagctgaaacaggCTGTGAACACGATTAAG TCACGTGCTCAGACAGCAGTGGAGGACAGTGAGATTATCTTTACTGAGATGATCAGTTCCATGGAGAAAAAGCGCTCTGAGGTGACGAagctgatcagagctcaggagaaggctgaactgagtcgagctgaacgactcctggagcaactggagcaggagatcactgatcttcagaggagagtcactgagctggagcagctttcacacacacacgatcacatcCAATTCCTCCAG agtttccagtctctctgtgtctcttctgCACGTGAGGATTCACCCAGCAGCACTGTCCatcaacatctctcatttgatggagtgaggAATTCTCTCTCAGATCTGAAGAAGAGACTCGAGGAATTCTGTGAGGAGGAATTCAACAAAATCTCTTCACATG CTACAGCAGTTTCACCATCAGAGCCAAAGAGCAGAGAAGATTTTCTGAAAT atttctgttatctgactctggatcccaaCACAGCAAATCATTTcctcattctgtctgagaaGAACAGAGCGGTGACATTCAGTGTGAAAAATCAGCAGTACTCTTatcatccagagagatttgactCCTGTTGGCAGGTGTTgtgtaaggagagtgtgtgtggacgctgttactgggaggtgAAGTGGAGCGGTGATGGTGTGTACATCTCAGTCTCATATAAAGACATCAGGAGGAAAGGATGGggtaaacagtgtgtgtttggactcaacaatcagtcctggagtctgtgctgttcttcttcttctctctctttctatcacagcaacattaaaaCTGATCTCAGAGTTCCATCAtcctccagaataggagtgtatgtggatcacagtgcaggaagtctgtccttctacagcatctctgacacgatgaagctcctccacagagtccacaccacattcactcaaCCTCTATACGCTGGGTTTTGGGTTTCTAAAGGAAATGTGAGGTTGTGTGACCCAAAATAA
- the LOC128601727 gene encoding tripartite motif-containing protein 16 isoform X1, whose translation MAESSILDHFSVDQFSCPVCLDLLKDPVTIPCGHSYCKVCINGCWDQEDQKGVYSCPQCRDTFTPRPVLRRNNMLAEVVEKLKKTEVQAASPAHCYAGPGDVECDFCTRRKHKAVKSCLMCLASFCETHFKPHLEVSALKKHTLIEASSKLQEKICSHHDEVLRIYCRTDQRCICSLCMLDNHKGHDAVSLSAERTEKQSELKEEQMKSQQRIQEKQKKVQELKQAVNTIKSRAQTAVEDSEIIFTEMISSMEKKRSEVTKLIRAQEKAELSRAERLLEQLEQEITDLQRRVTELEQLSHTHDHIQFLQSFQSLCVSSAREDSPSSTVHQHLSFDGVRNSLSDLKKRLEEFCEEEFNKISSHEADDSFLSSSLFCLQATAVSPSEPKSREDFLKYFCYLTLDPNTANHFLILSEKNRAVTFSVKNQQYSYHPERFDSCWQVLCKESVCGRCYWEVKWSGDGVYISVSYKDIRRKGWGKQCVFGLNNQSWSLCCSSSSLSFYHSNIKTDLRVPSSSRIGVYVDHSAGSLSFYSISDTMKLLHRVHTTFTQPLYAGFWVSKGNVRLCDPK comes from the exons ATGGCAGAATCCAGTATTTTAGATCACTTTTCAGTGGATCAGTTCAGTTGTCCAGTGTGTCTGGATCTCCTGAAGGATCCGGTGACTATCCCCTGTGGTCACAGTTACTGTAAAGTGTGTATTAATGGCTGCTGGGATCAGGAGGATCAGAAGGGAGTCTATAGCTGTCCTCAGTGCAGAGACACTTTCACTCCGAGGCCTGTTCTACGCAGAAACAACATGCTGgctgaagtggtggagaaactgaagaagactgaagtccaagctgcttctcctgctcactgttacgctggacctggagatgtggagtgtgatttctgcaccAGGAGGAAACACAAAGCCGTCAAGTCCTGTCTGATGTGTCTGGCTTCTTTTTGTGAAACTCATTTTAAACCTCATCTAGAAGTTTCTGCTTTGAAAAAGCACACCTTAATCGAAGCCTCCTCAAAGCTCCAAGAGAAGATCTGCTCTCACCATGATGAAGTGCTCAGGATCTACTGTCGTACTGACCAAAGGTGTATTTGTTCTTTGTGCATGTTGGATAATCACAAAGGACACGACGCTGTATCACTTTCAGCAGAGAGAACTGAGAAACAG AGTGAGTTAaaggaggagcagatgaaatcccaacagagaatccaggagaagcagaagaaggtgcaggagctgaaacaggCTGTGAACACGATTAAG TCACGTGCTCAGACAGCAGTGGAGGACAGTGAGATTATCTTTACTGAGATGATCAGTTCCATGGAGAAAAAGCGCTCTGAGGTGACGAagctgatcagagctcaggagaaggctgaactgagtcgagctgaacgactcctggagcaactggagcaggagatcactgatcttcagaggagagtcactgagctggagcagctttcacacacacacgatcacatcCAATTCCTCCAG agtttccagtctctctgtgtctcttctgCACGTGAGGATTCACCCAGCAGCACTGTCCatcaacatctctcatttgatggagtgaggAATTCTCTCTCAGATCTGAAGAAGAGACTCGAGGAATTCTGTGAGGAGGAATTCAACAAAATCTCTTCACATG AAGCTGATGATTCATTTTTATCTTCATCTCTGTTTTGTCTCCAAGCTACAGCAGTTTCACCATCAGAGCCAAAGAGCAGAGAAGATTTTCTGAAAT atttctgttatctgactctggatcccaaCACAGCAAATCATTTcctcattctgtctgagaaGAACAGAGCGGTGACATTCAGTGTGAAAAATCAGCAGTACTCTTatcatccagagagatttgactCCTGTTGGCAGGTGTTgtgtaaggagagtgtgtgtggacgctgttactgggaggtgAAGTGGAGCGGTGATGGTGTGTACATCTCAGTCTCATATAAAGACATCAGGAGGAAAGGATGGggtaaacagtgtgtgtttggactcaacaatcagtcctggagtctgtgctgttcttcttcttctctctctttctatcacagcaacattaaaaCTGATCTCAGAGTTCCATCAtcctccagaataggagtgtatgtggatcacagtgcaggaagtctgtccttctacagcatctctgacacgatgaagctcctccacagagtccacaccacattcactcaaCCTCTATACGCTGGGTTTTGGGTTTCTAAAGGAAATGTGAGGTTGTGTGACCCAAAATAA